One part of the Archangium lipolyticum genome encodes these proteins:
- a CDS encoding SPFH domain-containing protein, with the protein MELLQALGLELAGLGTGIVFGAVGWFVMRCVLTGFFTVDQSERAVKVRFGRAVRLAGEPTTKRGPVSEGLARADEDRYVYPQLEVIQPGGPYFKWPWERVVKVSVSTQTLSMAHDPESPSANQSGTVLEAVTKDQLNTGLTGQLRYRVSEQNLYAYLFAVKNPIAHVMGYFISILRERIASFEAPPPHLAEEGTLQAVEATAVSGVSINDLRKNLRDLNEHMDRECRGSLSRYGIVLDASLITGIDPPAEVESALAAINTAHNHVSSDISLAQAAADQKIVQSRRAVEIETLKAQAEVEPLTALAAQLSMLHQSGPGALEAYLRNTRLGLFSKASQVVLGVKS; encoded by the coding sequence ATGGAATTGCTGCAAGCGCTGGGGCTCGAGCTCGCGGGTCTGGGCACGGGTATCGTCTTTGGAGCCGTGGGCTGGTTCGTGATGCGCTGCGTGCTCACCGGCTTCTTCACCGTGGACCAGAGCGAGCGCGCGGTGAAGGTGCGCTTCGGACGCGCGGTGAGGCTCGCCGGGGAGCCCACGACGAAGCGGGGTCCCGTCAGCGAGGGCCTGGCTCGCGCGGATGAGGACCGCTACGTCTATCCCCAGCTCGAGGTCATCCAGCCGGGCGGCCCCTACTTCAAATGGCCCTGGGAGCGGGTGGTCAAGGTGTCGGTGTCCACCCAGACGCTCAGCATGGCCCATGACCCCGAGTCCCCGAGCGCCAACCAGAGTGGCACGGTGCTCGAGGCGGTCACCAAGGACCAGCTCAACACCGGCCTCACCGGGCAGCTGCGCTACCGTGTCTCCGAGCAGAACCTCTATGCCTATCTCTTCGCGGTGAAGAACCCCATCGCGCACGTGATGGGCTACTTCATCTCCATCCTGCGCGAGCGCATCGCCAGCTTCGAGGCACCACCTCCGCACCTGGCCGAGGAGGGCACCCTGCAGGCCGTCGAGGCGACGGCCGTCTCCGGTGTCTCCATCAACGACCTGCGCAAGAACCTGCGCGATCTCAACGAGCACATGGACCGGGAGTGCCGCGGCAGCCTGTCGCGCTACGGCATCGTCCTGGATGCCTCGCTCATCACCGGCATCGATCCCCCGGCGGAGGTGGAGTCGGCGCTCGCGGCCATCAACACCGCGCACAACCACGTCTCCTCGGACATCAGCCTCGCGCAGGCGGCGGCGGACCAGAAGATCGTCCAGTCCCGCCGGGCCGTGGAGATCGAAACCTTGAAGGCCCAGGCCGAGGTGGAGCCCTTGACCGCCCTGGCCGCGCAGCTCTCGATGCTCCACCAGAGCGGACCCGGCGCGTTGGAGGCCTACCTGCGCAACACCCGCCTCGGCCTCTTCTCCAAGGCGAGCCAGG
- a CDS encoding RtcB family protein, with the protein MQPKSNRLLRALAREGLDVTYDGRVYTVRLQGDTNAPPAEVLLPPDLPVEGKAFQQLAALAALKHPGGGTVKRVRATPDFHPGDSGVAIGSVVHTEGLVVPGAVGTDINCGMRLHVADIPVEAFLARRDAFVERMKGHYFFGTRDVALGSRAVEALLRDGLPGWLLETQEQPLGMVTKADLGQLDRESTRVYLGGALEGDPAWAPTGLRREGVVRDPGLATIGGGNHFVEVQRVEAVVDRARAWEWGVREGQLAFMVHSGSRDMGRHVGLTWQERARAAWPVGAPFPESGILPLADPEQVREYLRAEATAANYAFLNRLLLAELLRLTLRELFGDVEAPLVYDVPHNITLPWEGGWLARKGACPAEAEQPVIIPGSMGAASYLMVGLGNERALASASHGAGRARSRFSMARGGADHREEALGLTGVDCITLRAERRIEEAPAAYKPIGPVVASQVEAGIVREVARMSPLMTFKA; encoded by the coding sequence ATGCAGCCGAAATCGAACCGGCTCCTGCGGGCACTCGCCCGTGAGGGGCTCGATGTGACGTACGACGGTCGTGTCTACACCGTGCGCCTCCAGGGCGACACGAACGCGCCTCCCGCCGAGGTGCTCCTCCCACCCGACCTGCCCGTGGAGGGCAAGGCCTTCCAGCAGCTCGCCGCGCTCGCCGCGCTGAAGCACCCGGGCGGCGGCACCGTGAAGCGCGTGCGCGCCACGCCGGACTTCCACCCGGGAGACTCCGGGGTGGCCATCGGCTCGGTGGTGCACACGGAGGGACTGGTGGTGCCCGGCGCGGTGGGCACCGATATCAACTGCGGCATGCGCCTGCACGTCGCGGACATTCCCGTGGAGGCCTTCCTCGCCCGCCGCGATGCCTTCGTCGAGCGGATGAAGGGCCACTACTTCTTCGGCACGCGGGACGTGGCGCTGGGCTCGCGCGCGGTGGAGGCGCTCCTGCGCGACGGCCTGCCCGGCTGGCTCCTGGAGACACAGGAGCAGCCGCTGGGCATGGTGACGAAGGCGGACCTGGGGCAGCTCGACCGGGAGTCCACGCGGGTGTACCTGGGTGGAGCGCTCGAGGGAGACCCGGCCTGGGCGCCCACGGGGCTGCGCCGGGAGGGCGTGGTGCGCGACCCCGGCCTGGCCACCATCGGAGGGGGCAACCACTTCGTCGAGGTGCAGCGGGTGGAAGCGGTGGTGGACCGCGCCCGGGCGTGGGAGTGGGGTGTGCGCGAGGGACAGCTCGCGTTCATGGTGCACTCCGGCTCGCGGGACATGGGCAGGCACGTGGGGCTCACGTGGCAGGAGCGCGCGAGGGCGGCGTGGCCGGTGGGGGCGCCCTTTCCGGAGAGCGGGATTCTTCCGCTGGCGGACCCGGAGCAGGTGCGCGAGTACCTCCGGGCCGAGGCCACGGCGGCCAACTACGCCTTCCTCAACCGGCTGCTGCTGGCGGAGCTGTTGCGGCTCACCCTGCGGGAGCTGTTCGGGGACGTGGAGGCGCCGCTCGTCTACGACGTGCCGCACAACATCACCCTGCCCTGGGAGGGTGGGTGGCTGGCTCGCAAGGGGGCATGCCCGGCGGAGGCGGAGCAGCCGGTCATCATCCCCGGCTCCATGGGGGCGGCGTCCTATCTGATGGTGGGGCTGGGCAACGAGCGGGCGCTGGCCTCGGCGTCGCACGGGGCCGGGCGGGCGCGCTCGCGCTTCTCCATGGCGCGGGGCGGAGCGGATCACCGGGAGGAGGCGCTGGGCCTGACGGGGGTGGACTGCATCACCCTGCGGGCCGAGCGCCGCATCGAGGAGGCTCCGGCGGCCTACAAGCCCATCGGCCCGGTGGTGGCCTCGCAGGTGGAGGCCGGCATCGTCCGGGAGGTGGCGCGGATGAGCCCGCTGATGACCTTCAAGGCCTGA